The Theropithecus gelada isolate Dixy chromosome 11, Tgel_1.0, whole genome shotgun sequence genome includes a region encoding these proteins:
- the LOC112634477 gene encoding heterogeneous nuclear ribonucleoprotein A1-like yields MSKSESPKEPEQLRKLFIGGLSFEATDESLRSHFEQWGTLTDCVVMRDPNTKRSRGFGFVTYATVEEVDAAMNARPHKVDGRVVEPKTAVSREDSQRPGAHLTVKKIFVGGIKEDTEEHHLRDYFEQYGKIEVIEIMTDRGSGKKRGFAFVTFDDHDSVDKIVIQKYHTVNGHSCEVRKALSKQEMASASSSQRGRSGSGNFGGGRGGGFGGNDNFGRGGNFSGRGGFGGSRGGGGCGGSGDGYNGFGNDGSNFGGGGSYNDFGNYNNQSSNFGPMKGGNFGGRSSGSYGGGGQYFAKPRNQGGYGGSSSSSSYGSGRRF; encoded by the coding sequence ATGTCTAAGTCAGAATCTCCTAAAGAGCCCGAACAGCTGAGGAAGCTCTTCATTGGAGGGTTGAGCTTTGAAGCAACCGATGAGAGCCTGAGGAGCCATTTTGAGCAATGGGGAACGCTCACGGACTGTGTGGTAATGAGAGATCCAAACACCAAGCGTTCCAGGGGCtttgggtttgtcacatatgccACTGTGGAGGAGGTGGATGCAGCTATGAATGCAAGGCCACACAAGGTGGACGGAAGAGTTGTGGAACCAAAGACAGCTGTCTCAAGAGAAGATTCTCAAAGACCAGGTGCCCACTTAACtgtgaaaaagatatttgttggTGGCATTAAAGAAGACACCGAAGAACATCACCTAAGAGATTATTTTGAACAGTATGGGAAAATTGAAGTGATTGAAATCATGACTGACCGAGGCAGTGGCAAGAAAAGGGGCTTTGCCTTTGTAACCTTTGACGACCATGACTCCGTGGATAAGATTGTCATTCAGAAATACCATACTGTGAATGGCCACAGCTGTGAAGTTAGGAAAGCCCTGTCAAAGCAAGAGATGGCCAGTGCTTCCTCCAGCCAAAGAGGTCGAAGTGGTTCTGGAAACTTTGGTGGTGGTCGTGGAGGTGGTTTCGGTGGGAATGACAACTTCGGTCGTGGAGGAAACTTCAGTGGTCGTGGTGGCTTTGGTGGCAGCCGTGGTGGTGGTGGAtgtggtggcagtggggatggctataatggatttggtaatgatggaagcaattttggaggtGGTGGAAGCTACAATGATTTTGGCAATTACAACAATCAGTCTTCAAATTTTGGACCCATGAAGGGAGGAAATTTTGGAGGCAGAAGCTCTGGCTCCTATGGCGGTGGAGGCCAATACTTTGCAAAACCACGAAACCAAGGTGGCTATGGTGgttccagcagcagcagtagctatggcagtggcagaagattttaa